The stretch of DNA cgtagttctaggcgctattttggtgttttgatcgtgcgaacaagtccatatgatatttttggacttgtgtgcatgtttggtttggagccccgagagctcgggtgaatttcggataggctacgggtggtTTGGGACTTAGATGGTTTTTCATTAGCTTCAGCTGTCATCTggcttccttcttcgcgttcgcgaaggcactctccctacgcgaacgcgaagggttgtACGCAAAAGcgaagtggggggggggggtttaccctttgcgaacgcgattattattgttattattattattgcgtacctGGGGGAGGGGAATTGAtcaatactcttcgcgaacgcgtaggctggtgggtgtaagccttcgcgaacacgaagggtatctcgcgaacgcgaaggccacttGGGCTGCTGTACATCGCGAAAGCGACAGGCCCTTCgctaacgcgaagaaggcctgacgccagTGATTAAAACagaccaaaaacgggatttttcccatttttcacaaaccctccaTTAGAGGTCGGtctaggggcgatttcaaaggagtttttcgcAATTTCGAACTAGagaagtgttctttatcatatagtgattatatttcataaatccatgtctatattcatcatttattttggatttggATGGAagaaaattgtaattttttttaaactttccaaaaacaaattttttgatttgaaggtcaatccgatgtcggaattcgataatttttatatggttgaaatCGTGTcgaaacgggtgttcggatttcgtgagttttttggggatctgagacgtgggtcccactatcaatttttaaaatgaatatcggattttaatccggaaaattagtaaattcatatggaattaattcctacgattcgtgttgagtatattgaattatttgtgactagatttgaagctttcggacacgaattcgcgaggcaaaggtttattagaatcttgaaattggttgcgaagcATGGTAAGTGTCGTGACTAACCTTGAATTGAGAGAATAGAAccattgaattatttgttatgtgaaattcatgtgaacgacgtataggcgaggtgacgagtgtctatacgtcatcaaattaattgtttgcataattatttgtaaattataagttattttaaatcatgaattaatttttatattaattgtttctctcatattctttgctcaatattatggcttgaatccatgctataattgctacatgcttatttgatttatgtgacttaattgctacttgacatttagcatactaattattaaattgcttattttcttcttaattttcataattaattgttacttgtcatcacttatttctaaatatatcATAATTACTGTATGcttattgtcttataattttatattaattattgcatttattgaagaaatttcttttataagaattggtaaattatattatttgaggagcgggttgcacgccgcaatggagttgattgaaatgaatataatggaggagcgggttacacgccgcaatagaattgattgaaatgaatatattggaggagcgggttacacgccgcaacagaattgattgaaaagatatattaaggatcggactgcacgccgcaatagaaatgaaaatgaatatattgtgggatcgggttgcacgccgtaacgaaattaaatatgaatatattgtgggatcgggttgcacgccgcaacggaaactaattgaaataataattggttatgattgccgagttggcttcaactgttgaattatgttacctgttttatttctattattgttgttattattattattgtgtacaagttaatgtaagtgatatgccttagcctcgtcactacttcgtcgatgttaggctcggcacttactgggtacatggggtcggttgtactcatactacactctgcacatcttgTGTAGATAACGAAGTTGGTCCCAATGACGTACAATAGATTTGCCCGGATGcagctattcgcaggagacttgaggtataactgcatgtcgttcgcagttctgaagtccccttctactttatcttagttgtgtgctttctttcagacagttttatttttatttcagacccttgtttgtattattctagaagctcatgcacttgtgacactagttctgggatgatatttagacatcgctattattatgaattattcactttatttcagactttattttcacttttgtttatttgttattaattaatttaaaaattatttaaaaatggctaatattattctaacattggcttgcctagcaagtgaaatgttaggcgccatcacggtcaagaaggtgggaatttcgggtcgtgacaagttggtattagagcactaggttacataggtctcacgagtcacgagcaagcttagtagagtctgaaggatcggtacggagacgtctgtacttatctctcagaggctatgaagtttaggaacaatatcacttctttcttattctatcgtgcgattttattctatcatcgatgattgaaccattatgCTCTTATTCTCTcccagatggtgagaacacgtaatacatctaccaacggacagggaccagagccctcGGTGGCAACTACGAccaggggcagaggccgaggtcacgccagaggccgaggtagaggcagagctcaatctagagctcgagcaacaacaCCTATTGTAAAACCTCAGGTGGATTTGGGAgcagaggttccagctcagactgtatctgttggaccagttcaggtcccggaagggcTCAATGCTACTCTAgtgctttaggacgctctagtccgtttggtgtgtcttatggagggtgtggcccaaaatggtacatttccagtggcaccagacatctcacaggctgggggaggagcacaaactcctactactcccGCCCCGGGGCAGAcaactccccagtatcaggctccaataGCCCATCCAGTTATGGTAGTTTAACCAGTTGTTGCAGcataggccggtgataggcctgctttgtcttctgaggctttgttgaggttggacaagtttaccaagctatttccaatccattttagtggtacaccttctgaggacccacattattttcttgaccgctgctatgaagtattgcagaacatggggatagtcgaaagcaatggggttgattttcCTGTGTTTcatatgactggttccgccaagaggtggtggaaaaattatgtatttactagaccagttggttcgcctgcacttacttgggagcagttctcacgactatttctagagaagttcctccctatcacattgagagaggattactgcaagcagtttgagcatctccatcATGGTAGTATGTCAGtaactcagtatgagacccgttttgtggatctagcctgtcatgctcttcttctgcttcctaccgagagaaagagggtgaggaggttcattgatggactcgttcaacctattaagctacagatggccaaggagaccgggagtgagatttcttttcagacggctactaatgtcgccaggcggatcaagatggttctttcagaggagagagggccagtgtcaggtaaaaggcctcgtcattccggtaatTTCAAAGGCGCCTCATCTGGAtgcaggggtacttatggtaggggtcatcctccccggctattttattcagcacttcaggcatctcacggtgcttcagggagtcatggtcctattatgccttactctaggcagccgacatttagtgcacatccagctcctatcagtacaccaccactctagagtcaTTATGGCGGCTATCCGActcgttcgggtcagcttcagcttcaacagCCACGACAGcaagatgggtgttatgagtgtgggaacattggtcatatcaggaggtattgccctaggttgtcgagcaacagatctcagcaggattctcgtgccatcataccagcaccggttTCTCCACCGCCCGCCCggccagctaggggcaggggtcagacagctagaggtggaggtcaggttgttagaggtggaggatatACAGTTAGTAGCCGTCCCAGAGATGTAGCtccgagtggtggggcccaaccccaattttatgcttttccagctaggcctgaggccgagttatCCGATgatgtgatcacaagtattgttccagtttgccatagagatgattcagttttatttgatccaggatctacttattcctatgtgtcctcctactttgcttcatatttggttgtacctaatgattctttgagtgcttctgtgtgtgtttCCACACCGATGGGAGATTCTGTTATGGTAGATCATAtctatcattcgtgtgtagttactattgggagtcttgagactagcgtggatctgctatttcttgatatggtagattttgatgtcatcttgggtatggattaactgtcgccttatcatgctatattggattgtcacaccaAAACGATGTccttagctatgccggggttgcctcgattagagtagaaagggattcctggtcattctaccaacagggttatttcttatatgaaggctcgacgtatggtcgagaaggggtgtctagcctattcagcttatattcgcgatcccagtgcggatgttccttctatggactcagtaccagttgttcgtgaatttccagaagtatttcctacagatttgtcggggatgccacatGACA from Nicotiana tomentosiformis chromosome 11, ASM39032v3, whole genome shotgun sequence encodes:
- the LOC138902086 gene encoding uncharacterized protein, whose protein sequence is MGIVESNGVDFPVFHMTGSAKRRYCPRLSSNRSQQDSRAIIPAPVSPPPARPARGRGQTARGGGQVVRGGGYTVSSRPRDVAPSGGAQPQFYAFPARPEAELSDDVITSIVPVCHRDDSVLFDPGSTYSYVSSYFASYLVVPNDSLSASVCVSTPMGDSVMVDHIYHSCVVTIGSLETSVDLLFLDMVDFDVILGMD